acccacacagagcgtaggtgtatgagaatcaccggtaagatggcagaacaagcactatattaccttagattaacgtgtagttttaatgttttatggcagaatgcttcataacaagcataaaaaagatcgctagtagttagtttcagtaactgttagctagctaactagctaactttccagttccaccttaaataacgctacaggtggcagcgggctgcagcatttaaggcggaacggaaaaataacaataagctaatcagagctaatttcagctccccatcacagaggaattaaggaatggacaatatgaattaatttctccacctcctgccccctttctgaagaaatacaacgaccttaaattaactagttaatcagcagctgctcctgaactttagcgctccactgctatcatcacatcagcccagcagcgtcacctacacaccaccgctagtagccttataataaagcagtgttatttattatttatttattgttcattaacgtcattgtgatatcccagtgattcctctgtcactgaggacccacattcctgcacattttattgtttttgtaacacattacctgcttcaggaccagtgtatattttggaggcttttttttcaataagttttcaataaatttttataaatcaaatcgttttgaatcaaaaatcgattttgaatcgaatcgtggcccccaaaatcggaatcgaatcgaatcgtgagatagtaaaagattcccacccctaatatatatagtgttttttcattattttaaacttttctaTTTcacagattaatactaaactcatccaaactatgaagaaacgcatatggaattatttaataaagaaaaaagtgttaaacaaaccagaatatgttttatattttagctttcagtttttcagttaacagctgtgctgaactcatcaagagttaattacttgaaattctttattcttaatgtgtttgagagcatcagttgtaaagttgtgaagaggtcagtcaatctgaaagaactttttaaagttttcatactgaaaacataattttaagtaatttcaatCTTCAAATGGGTTagtttgacctgtaacataacaggttCTACATGAGGGGAAATTACTTTTCTTTCTCTCCAGGTTTGTTGAATTGTAAGGTCTCAGGAACTGGAGCCATGGAGGCCAATGATCTGAGGAGCTACATCAGCAGCCACAAGAACATCTTTGTCTTGAGGAACAAACAGTTCCGAGACAGCAAGCTTGTAATCGATGGATGCAACTTGTACCACACTCTGTATTTTACATCGGGCTTGGATCAGGCACAGGGTGGGGAATATGGCGATTTTGAAACAGTGGTTTGCAATTTCTTCAAGAACCTCAAAGAATGCAGCATCAAACCGTACGTTGTGTTGGACGGAGGGGACGACGGCGGCGACGGCGAGTTCCGCAACCTGAAGAAAAAAGGTGAAATCACAATCAGAAAGGCTCACGCCTTGTCTACAGGACGTCCACGAAACGTCCTGCCAATTCTCGTCAAGACGGTGTTCGTGCAGATCCTCAGGAAGCTGGAGGTGCCGTTTGTTCAGTGCGTTGCCAAGGCTGACTGGGAGACTGCTGCCTTGGCCAACGAGTGGAACTGTCCGGTTCTTTCTAACAAGGCCGACTTCTACATTTTCGACATGAAGGGAGGACTGCTGCCCCTTTGGAGTTTCCAGTGGAAGAATTTATCCTTGATGAATCAATCGGACGAAAAGTTTGTTCGAGCCAAAGAATATTTTGTGGAACGGCTGAGCACTCATAGAAGACTTTTCCTCCCTGTTTTCGCCACAATTGCGAGCAATGACGATATTCACCTGGACAAAGGATCGCTTCCAAACTGGGCGAAACCCTCAAAAGGCTCTACTGTAACCAAGGATATCGATGCCTTGTTCAAATGGCTGTCAAAATTTAAGAAACCAAAAGAGGCCATAAATGGAGTTCTGAGCCACATTAGGGACCCGGCGTATTCAGACAAAGTCCTCAATGTCCTCACGCAAGGTCTGGAGGACTACCAGCTCTCCCTCAGCTCCATAGCAGAGTTCTTCACGAGTGGAACGGCACTTCCTGATTCTTCGCCATGCCTTCCAGAGTGGACTCTTCAGCAGTTGGCCAAGGGCAAGCTTGACACCGTCGTAATGGACGTCCTCGTCAAGCAGAGGACGGTTCTCAGCTTCCCAGTGGAGAATTCCCTGTACTCCAGCAGCAATCGGATGTCTCAACCCATACGGCAGACCATTTATGCCTTACTGCTGGGCGTAACGGATGGCGCCTACGTGGAGGAATACGACAGGGAGGAGCTTGAGATAACCAGCTCCAGGGTGGAAGCTGTTCTACCAAGTAAGGTCGTTCCAAACCTCCAGTTGGAGACACTGTGGGAGGTAATACAGCCAATGCACATGCATTTGTCCAAATATAGAATatccaacaaaaaatattaatattttattatatttttctgtgGGACAACACTAAAGAAATGAAACTtgacatataacatatatatataacgagttttcagtgtacagcttgtatagcagtatagatGTACTCTCCTCTCGAagtaactcaacacacagcctttaatatctaaatatttagCAACACAGTTGAGTACACCTCACGTCCCTGGTGTTATGTCACGTGTTAAAGTTATTAGGGAGCAAGGACGTTAAATATGGTGCTTTGGGTTCAGTTCTctctagggttgcaacggtataagattttcacggtatgagaaccgtctcagaaaataccgcggtatcacggttatcacggtatcacagtttgttacatatattattaaactgacccttaaaaaattacaacaaaggtttttttgttcaattaactatttattgtagaaacctggaacaactatatagataatgtctccttaaaaaaaataagctgtacaccattaggtaatccgtcgtagcacgcacttcacgcctgtacctgcgtgcccaaatttcggataactcagcgcttttgccgcatgggttgtgcacgactacaaagaggttttatttaggttcagattaaaattataaactaaacacatactttgcgctgcacggcggggtgctgttctcggagatgggagtacaggtttgacgtatgtccacctttagctgtgaaatagtcccacactgctgattttagtttagcctttttttagacggacggagatttgtttagtctgatgcactttctgctgttctcaccgctgtgtgctgagcagctgaagcggagcagagttgcgcatgcgcgggtgagtttctccgctggcttgtgttttaccggtaataagcaaacacacacggtat
This genomic interval from Astyanax mexicanus isolate ESR-SI-001 chromosome 1, AstMex3_surface, whole genome shotgun sequence contains the following:
- the LOC103042241 gene encoding protein asteroid homolog 1 — translated: MEANDLRSYISSHKNIFVLRNKQFRDSKLVIDGCNLYHTLYFTSGLDQAQGGEYGDFETVVCNFFKNLKECSIKPYVVLDGGDDGGDGEFRNLKKKGEITIRKAHALSTGRPRNVLPILVKTVFVQILRKLEVPFVQCVAKADWETAALANEWNCPVLSNKADFYIFDMKGGLLPLWSFQWKNLSLMNQSDEKFVRAKEYFVERLSTHRRLFLPVFATIASNDDIHLDKGSLPNWAKPSKGSTVTKDIDALFKWLSKFKKPKEAINGVLSHIRDPAYSDKVLNVLTQGLEDYQLSLSSIAEFFTSGTALPDSSPCLPEWTLQQLAKGKLDTVVMDVLVKQRTVLSFPVENSLYSSSNRMSQPIRQTIYALLLGVTDGAYVEEYDREELEITSSRVEAVLPSKVVPNLQLETLWETAWNWRQQILLEALLVSQPPDRLPVPPSLQLAVYVTCYWLKQAEPEPKPEFLRALLVGLVYGELSRDPLTQRGAVPKRLKNLKTRKEKIPLDLEVAHAYSQWQCSLRDSLRLNQLLANPVPEPEYAWLYSGELVHSVIRDLRRGVGAEVLLAGSPPALQLFQQLMEAVEPELDDEMRARLGWSAGGSAGSAPALQFYQQLMEAVEPELDDEMRSEKSKSSNLEEKIYEQSCSFRTRQRKRSHKSDPRSKKSDLSHWE